The following are encoded together in the Fodinibius salinus genome:
- a CDS encoding RNA polymerase sigma factor yields MTIPLGLSLILLSVASSKDKELDSTALARQIRKGNHQAFRTFFDKHYDSLLRFLVSKNTTKEAAEDLIQKAFIYIWENRQSIDPEKSLRSYIFRIAYTRMLNHHRDNKKFNTEEPIPQQQTNLTPEDSAQKSDLEEAIDKAIDAMPEKRGTVFSLCFIEDLTYKEAAQTLEVSPKTIENHMGLALKDIRKSLENFR; encoded by the coding sequence ATGACTATTCCTCTTGGTCTTTCTCTCATATTACTATCCGTAGCTTCTTCAAAAGACAAGGAGTTAGACAGCACTGCATTAGCTCGGCAAATTAGGAAAGGTAACCACCAGGCTTTTCGAACTTTTTTTGATAAACATTACGATTCCCTGCTTCGCTTTCTTGTCAGCAAAAATACTACTAAAGAAGCTGCTGAGGATCTCATCCAAAAAGCATTTATTTATATCTGGGAAAATCGGCAATCCATCGATCCCGAAAAATCACTGCGGTCATATATATTCAGAATTGCATACACGCGCATGCTTAATCACCATCGGGATAACAAAAAATTTAACACAGAAGAGCCTATTCCCCAGCAACAGACAAACCTGACACCGGAAGATTCTGCCCAAAAATCTGATCTGGAAGAAGCCATCGACAAAGCTATTGATGCAATGCCCGAAAAAAGAGGAACAGTATTTTCGCTCTGTTTTATAGAAGACCTGACCTATAAAGAAGCCGCCCAAACACTCGAAGTTAGTCCCAAGACTATTGAGAATCACATGGGCCTAGCCCTAAAGGATATTCGCAAATCATTAGAAAATTTCCGGTAA